GACACCTGTCTCCTAAGTCTGTTTTCCTAATCCCTGCACTGCGATGAGTTCCTGTCCTCAGAGCACTTTCTTCTGTGTTTGTCAATATCTGTCAAtatccacggggcgcctgggtggcacagtcggttaagcgtccgacttcagccaggtcacgatctcgcggtccgtgagttcgagccccgcgtcgggctctgggctgatggctcagagcctggagcctgtttccgattctgtgtctccctctctctctgcccctcccccgttcatgctctgtctctctctgtcccaaaaataaataaacgttgaaaaaaaaaattaaaaaaaaaatatctgtcaaTATCCAATATCCTCTGTGTTTGTCAAtatctgtcccccccccccccctccactagACAGGACCCAGGCAGATTATTGTCCATCACTGTATCCCTGACACCTGGCCCAGTACTGCAGTGGGAAATAGTCACtgaatgaatcaataaagaaggctctggaggggcacctgcatggctcagtgggttaagggtctgactcttggttttggctcaggtttgtgagtttgagccccgcatcaggctctgtgctaacagtgcggattctctctctccctctctctctgcccctcccatgctcatgctctctctctctccaaaagtaaataagtaaacttaaaaaaaaatcattaaaatggacttcaactgtattacaaagctggaatcatcaaaacagtataatactagcacaaaaacagacactcagatcaatagaacagaatagagaacccagaaatggacccacaaatgtatggccaactaatctttgacaaagcaggaaagaatatccaatggaataaagacagtctctttagcaatggtgctgggaaaactggacggcgacatgcagaagaatgaacttggaccacattcttacaccatacacaaaaataaactgaaaatggatgaaagacctcaacataagacaggaagccatcaaaatcctcgaggagaaagcaggcaaaaccctctttgaccttggctgcagcaacttcttactcaacacatctctggaggcaaaggaaacaaaagcaaaaatgaactattgggacctcatcaaaataaaaagcttctgcacagtgaaggaaacagtcagcaaaactaaaaggcaactgacggaatgggagaagatatttgcaaatggcatgtcagataaagaactcatcaaactcaacacccaaaaaacaaataatccagtgaagaaatgggcaaaagacatgaatagacacttctccaaggaagacatccagatggccaaccgacacacgaaaaaatgctcaacatcactcatcatcagggaaagacaaagtcaaaaccacaatgagataccacctcgcacctgtcacaatggctaacattaacaactcaggcaacaacagatgttggcgaggatgcggagaaagaggatctcttttgcattgttggtgggaaggcaaactggtgcagccactctggaaaacagtatggaggttcctcaaaaaactaaaaatagaactatcctacgacccagcaattgcacaactaggcatttatccaagggatacatacaggtgtgctgtttcgaagggacacatgcacgccaatggttatagcagcactatcaacaatagccaaagtatagaaagagcccaaatgtccatcgacggatgaatggataaagaagatgtggtatatagatacaatggagtattactcggcaatcaaaaagaatgaaatcttgccatttgcaactacgtggatggaactggagggcatcatgctaagcgaacttagtcagagaaagacaaatatcatatgacttcactcatatgaggacttcaagatataaaacagatgaacataagggaagggaaacaaaaataatctaaaaacaggaaaggggacaaaacataagagactcttaaatatggacaacaaacagagggttactggaggggtctgggaggcaggatgggctaaatggggaaggggcattaaggaatctactcctgaaatcattgttgcacttaTATGATAACCAACtcgaatgtaaatttaaataaataaataaataaaataaataaaaatgaaaaaaaataaaaggtgccctagaatcagaaaaaaaaaaaaaaaaagatttaaaaaaaggcactgtaggggcgcctgggtggcgcagtcggttaagcgtccgacttcagctcaggtcacgatctcgcagtccgtgagttcgagccccgcatcgggctctgggctgatggctcggagcctggagcctgtttccgattctgtgtctccctctctctctgcccctcccccgttcatgctctgtctctctctgtcccaaaaataaataaacgttgaaaaaaaaaaaaaaaggcactgtaAGGAATGCATATTTGTTCAATGAGTAAATTAtagagcaaaaatttaaaaagcagttgtTAATACtcactatatgccaagcactgcaTACGAAGGCATTTTATATACCTACTCTTGTTCAATCCTCCCTACCCTGTGAGTACAggtgtgtctgtatgtatatgtctCTTCGTTTTCTAGAAGAAACATAGgcaagaggctcagagaggctgggtAATCTGCCTCGGATCAACCCATGGTAAGTGGCAGAACCCAAGCCTGTCCAGTTCTAAAAACCTGGGTTCTGAACCCCTCTAGCAGATGTCTGCAGCCCTGGCTGTGCCTCAGGATCATCTGGGAGTCTTGCAGAAATAATTCAGAGACCCGAGACTGTGGTTCAGTAGGCCAGAAATGAATGCAACTGGGCATTTCTCGAAGTTCCTTGGGTGATTCTGCTGGGCTGTCAGGGCCTGGAAAGACAGGCTTGGGCTGGAATCCACAATCACTGAGGCACCAACAAGAGTAGCTAACATTTTCttgaatgcttattatgtgccatCACCATGCAAGTAGCATCTTTACATGTATTAGCTCAGTCGGTTCCCTCCACAGCTCTGAGACAGGGGTTGCTAgtgaccccattttacagatgagaaagtcgAGGCACGAAGATGTTAAACAACTTGCCACCAGTCCCCAGCCCTGGGAGTGGGCCAGGGCCAGGTCCCATCTGTGCTTTCCTTggacccccgcccctccccaaccctcacTCCTGCCTACAGCACCTACCTCTGCGGAGGAAGGGGATGTGGTCATCTTCCACAGAGCCAGGGGGCTCCCCGGGCTGGAAGTACATCACCTCCTGGGGATGAGACTGCAGCAGGTTCAAGCGGTGCAGACGCTTCTCTGGAGGTGGTGGCATTAGAGAGTAAGAGCCAGCCCCTCAGGGTCAGAGGTTCTGCTCACAAATCAGAGCAGGGCAGGAGGCCTGGGCAAAGCACTGATCATCCCGACAAGAATGTAGTTACCCTCTCCTGAAGGCTCACTGTGTACCCGGTCTATTTattccctctgagcctcagaggCAGATACCCCTCCTATTGTCAGTTTTGTGCCCgttttacagataggaaactgaggctcagagagacgaAGCCATTTGCCCAGgttcacacagccagtaagaggCAGAACCAGAATTCAAACCTGGGGCAATTTGACCCCAGAGCCCCTGTTTGTAGTCACTGCACTTGATTGCCGTGGGATCTTTGTGTGTTTCTGCCCCAGTGCCTTAGAGGCTAGGGAGGTAGAGGGCAGGCTGGATGACCCCTTAGAGACAGGTGCCTGACTCGGCTGGCCGTCCCTCCCACATCCCAGGCTGGCGCCTGCCTCCGCCTACACCCTTACCTATGCTCCTCAGCCGATGGAACCAGCGGGCTGTGTGAGGAAAGTGACTGTAGAAGTTTGGATTGGGGGCGCCCAGGAGATCAAGAAGCACGAAGAGCTCCTAGAGAGAGAGGCCAGGTGGGATGTGGCCAACCTTGCAcggccctctccctccctcgccAGAACCCAGTGGGGCCCTGGTCTTACGATAGCCTGGATCCTGGTGGGGCCTGGGCTGTGGGGTGCAGACTCCATGAGCTGGGCCAGGTGCCGGGAGCCATAGAGGGAGTCCTTGGGTCCCCACTCCTTCAGTGCCTCCTCGCCATCCAAAAAGAGCAGCTGCAGAGTCACCGGGGCTTCCTGTGGGAGCTGGTGGTCAGGGCCTAGACCCATCCACATTCCCTGCCCTCTTGCACAGCTGAGCAGGGAAAACTAGGTCTCCTCCCTCATAGAAGGTGGTGGCCGGAAGTACAGACTctgagccagactgcctgggttcaaatcctggctcggCCACTTCGTAGCTGAGCAGTTATGGGTAAGTGACTTCTCACAGCATCAGATGTCAAAATGGGGTTAATAACAAGTCTCATCACACAgtaggattcaaattcaggtccTGGCgtagtgtctggcatatagtaactAAAAAGGGTCAGCTCTGATTGTTAGTGTTATTTCTTAGGCTCATTTAGCAAAAGAGACCCACACGCGAGTAAGTGTACAAACAGTGAAATACACTTGGGACAAATGCTTCCAAGAATTACAGggttctcggggcacctgggtggctcagtcggacttcggctcaggtcatgatctcacggttcgtgggttcgagccccgcgtcaggctctgcactgacagctcggagcctggagcctgcttcggattctgtgtctccctctctcttgcccttcccctgctcacactctatctctctctcaaaaataaataaacatcaaaaaaagaagaagaactatAGGGTTCTAAAAGAGCATAGGAAGGGAGTCGGGGATAAACTAGCCTGGGAAGCACGTCGGGTCTCCTGGGAAGAGACATTTGCACCGAGATGAGTGGGAGCTGGCCTGGCAAATGGAGCAGAGGGAAGAGTGTCCCCAGGCAAGGAAGCAACATGGATGAGGGCTGGGGCCAGAGCCAGAGAGCTTGGTGAAAAGGCCCGAGGGGATTAGCAAGGGCCTTGTTACAAGGATCTTGGGCCTTGTTACAAGGGGTTGAGCCAAGGAAGgggtctgagcaggggaggagcatgaGGAGATTTgtggtttcattcatttattcatcccacACATTTCCACCGACATCCTAATTTATGCCGGGTAATCATCTGGGCGCAGGGAATACAGCAGAAAACCAAGGCAGCCAAATCCCTGCCTGTGTGGAGCTTATTCtagttggggagacagacagacaaagcgcCATAAAGCCTGGGATGGTGACGGGGGGGCTCTTTCAGGGTGGTTGGGAAACCATCTCAGAGGGGGTGACATTGGAGGACACTTGGAGGAAAGGCAGGAGCCAGCCGGGAAGGTATCTGTGAAAAGCACATTctaggcagagcacagagcaaGTGCAAAAGCCCTCAGATGGGAGGGACTCTGGGAACTCTCCAGAATCTGAGGaacagggaggaggtgggtggcTAGAGCACAGTGAGGAGGGACAGGGGTGAGAGATGGGAATGGAGAGGTAACAGGGCACACCTCATGGGCCTCTGCAAGGACTCTGGCTCAGGCTTGCAATGAGGTGGGAGCCCTGGGGAGGGTTTcgggcagaggagggacaggatcTGACATTCAGGGGGTGAAACGATCCCTGTGGCTATGTGTGTGGAGTGGAAGCAGGAAGACAAGTCCAGGCAGGGGAGGctggtggcttggaccagggtAGAGGCAGCCCGGGCCCCCCACTCCTCACCTGCTCCTTGGCTCTACTCAACTCCCTGTCCAGGGCCTGGGCCAGCTCCAGCAGCAGGGCGCAAGGCACGGCCGAATCCGTGGCCCCCACAAAGGGAGCCGACCCAGATGGGAAGAGCTTGGAGTCGTAATGGCAGGCAAGGGTGAGGTGACGGGCAGCCCCTGGGTCCAGCGTGGCCACCACGTTGCCAAAGTCCAGTGGCCCCAGGGGTGTCGAGGCCGTGAAGGGGTCCAGTTCCACATGCCAGCCTGCCGTCAGGGTCCGTAGGGTAGTCTCCAGGAACTAGTGgcaggagagaggtgggagggtgggtggggactGGGGAGGAGGTCGGGAGAAGGGCCATGTGACCTGAGCCATGCAGAGCGCTTGGGCTGACTCATGATCCCCACTTCTGTTTAAGTCATTCCCTTGACATACTTTTGCTGAGTCCCTACTGAGTGTGTGTAGTGACCCTGCCTCTTCAAGACTAATCCCAGCTCACTCTTCAACAGCACTCACTGCGTGCCACGCCTCATTCTAGGAGCCTTATGGGGATAGGACCGTCGATGGCTCgctccatttcatagatgaggaaactaaggcatagagaggttaagaaactagTCCAAGGTCACACTCCAAGTGGCTGAGGTCGGATATGAACTCAAGGAGTAGGGATTCAAATGACTCTGGATGGCCCAAAGGGAGGCAATACAAAGATGTTGTTGTGCCAGCTCTGGAGCCAACCTGAAACTTGGTATATCATTTATGAGCTGGGCAAAATGCTtaactgctctgggcctcagtttccccatttgcatAGTGAGCATCACATTGTTACGCACCTCATGAAACAGttgtctagcacatagtaagctctTGGGAGCAGTACAGAAGGCAGTACAGCCTGGTGGTTACTAAAGTGGGACTCTAGATTCAGATTATCCCCAGTCAGAGCCCCAGCTCTGCGTCTTAGTTGCTCGAGGGATCTTGGGCAGAATGCCTAGGTCTTATTCCCTGGCAGGCTGCCAGGTCAGGGCTTGGAGGTGGGGCCCCTTACCTTTCTGACTTGGAGATTGCCGGGGCTGCCCGGGGTCCGCACAACCAGCAGGGGGCGCAGGTAAGTGTTCCAGAGACGGTGTGGGTCCAGTTGCCCCACCACCCTCCGCAGCCGGGCTTCAGGGAGGCTTCCGATCAACCGGCCCTTGGGAGGGGGGTAAGATAGGGAAGAGAAGTGCAGAGCATGAGAACAACCCCCATACCGACCCTACCCCGGAGGCCACCTCCCCTAAGAACCCCGGTTCTTCCTAATTCGGGCCTCCAGCATCGGAGGTTTCCAGGATAAATCCTAGATAGACTCAGAAAAGGTCCCTCTAAAATCATCCGGTCCCTCTAAATCCATCAGATTGCCCACCCCAATCCTGATTGGGAAATCGAGGCCGAGAGAGGGGAAAGGACTCTTCCAAATGGCTGACTTTCAGATTGGAACCCAGAACTCCCAGTCTTACTACTTCCAGACTCTTCCTCTGAGGGAGAACCACCTATTGCAGAACAAGCCCGATAGCAACGGGCATGCGCTCTATTGACGGAGACCGCAGCACCTGCGGCTACCGCCGTACGATACAGACACGTCCACCTGAGACCTCAGGGAAGCGCAGGCGGGGTTAAGGGGTACCCGTGTCCCTGCCCAGCCTCACCCGCAGCTCCCGGCCCCGCGGCAGCTCCTCAGTCTGGCGGTGCCAGCCGCTCCAGATGGTGTAGAACGCCGAGGCCACGGCCAGGGACAGCAGAAGCAGAGGCAAGAAGTGCGCCCGCGGTAGCAGGCGGCGCTTGGGCGGTGAGGGTGGCTCCAAGAGGCCACGTTCCCCCAGCCGTAGCCGGGGCCGCCCGCGGCCCCCGGAAGGCATGGCAGCTTCGCCCTGAAACCGGTCCGGGACCGCGGATAGTTTAGGCCCAGCCAAATCCCACCCCATGGAATCACCGGACCAATGAACAAGAAGAGCGACTACACCATCCCACCCTTTCTCTACGGGTGAAGCCAATGCGGACTCTCGTTCTGAGAGCACGCCTTCCTGTCTCCCTAGGGCTTTGGGGGTTGGTCCCCTGAGGGTTGCACAACCCAAAAGGGAGCGCGAAAGGCATAGGCTCCACCTCAGCGGAAGAAGGGAAACCAATGAGAAATGTTTGATCATGGAAAACATTCGACCTAGGCGCAGGTCCACGCCCCTCGTGTATGAAGGCAAAGGATTGGTTACTCGGAGTCGGAAAGCTCAATAGACCCGAAAAGGACCGTCCCTAATGGAAAAGGGGCGGTGTCCATCCCTGAAGCGAGGAGCCGATTGGCTTCGCGGAGGCCGCGCCCCTGGAGGCAGGGCCGGCGGGCATTTGGAATGGCGTGTCCTTTCCCTCCTTCAGCCTGTGCCACTCTACAACGAAGTGATTTGAGTCGGACCCgtttcttctctccattctcGTGAATATCTGCCTCGTACGGTCCTAAAAGACCTGGAACCACTACGCGAGGCTTCTACTCCACCTCCGCGCAGGCCTGGCGCGGATCGCTATGGCAACAGGCCACGCCCCCCCGGTTGGGATTGCGCAGGCGCCAACGGAAGTGGACCAAGGGAAACGGAAGTCCCTTCTGTAGCTCTAGTTTCAGAGGCGGGAGCAACGCGGACGAGACGGCGCTGAACTGAGAGCGCAGCCACTACCACCATGTGAGGCCCGGCTAGGCTTTGGCGGCGGGAGTGGGGTTGAGGGCGTACATGTGGCCGCTTATCAGTGATGGGCAGAGGCGGGACGGAGGCGGATTTTAGGGGTAAAGTACGCACCTTTCCACCGATGAGATTGAGGGCGGGCGTGGGGCCCTTGATGGATCCTAAGTTCGGGAGAGAAGGTAGCTTTGTCAGATAATAGGCTAGGAGCTTTCCCAGAGAATTAATCTTATGGAAATAGATTTTAAAGGGAAGAACCTGCGAAAGGGGAGTGCGGAGTTTTAGAAATAACGGTTTGAGGCATGGGACTTAGCCGGACAACTAGAGCTGGAAACGGTTGGCTTTTCACCTATTTCGCGACTTTTTCGACTAACGAGTCGCCGTAATGatttcacttgtttatttattcattcgtcAATTCTTGAGTGCTAATGTATCAGACACTGCTTTAGACACGTGGGATAGATACATCAGTGAGTAGCACTCCCCACCccgcaagggaaaaaaaaaaacaaacctgctgCGGCTTAtggggtgggcagaggcaggCAATAAATACACTGATAATAAACGTGTAAAGCATATGGCATGTTAGGTGACCAGAGCTGTGAGTAAAGAAACAATAGAGCAGGGTAAAAAGAATGGGGAATGCCAGTTTTGAGAGAGATTAACTTAATAATAAGTGCAGAAGGACACATTGAGAGGGCAGCacttgagcaaagacctgaagacAGAACCACAGAGATAACCTGGGGAGGTATCCAGGCTGAGGGAAAACAAATGAAGAGGCCAAAGGTGAAAGTTTGCCTAATACCTTAAAGGACCACCTAGGAGGTCCCTGGTTGGAACAGAGGTATGGGGGGAGATGCAggacattgtaaaaaaaaaaaaaacaaaaaaacagttggATTTTACTTTTTACAGAGATGGGAGCCATGGGAGGGTTTTGAAGAGTGCGATGATATAACTTAGGTTTTGATACAACATCCAGGACTACTCTGGAGAACAGACTGTCCGGGAGCATGGGTGGAAGCAGAGAGACAAGTAAGGCTCTGAGGAGCGAGATGGTGGAGGTTTAGGCCATGGTTAGAAATGGTGACATTCTGGATGTATTTTAGAAGCAGATGGCAGGGTTTGCCGACAGATTGAATGGCGGATGTGAGAGAGGAGAGTCAAGTTGAGATCAGAGTTTTTGCTCAAGGAACTAGAAGGATGGAGACAGGGAAGGCTCTGGATAGAGTAAGTGGGGGCGGTTGGGAGATCTGGAGCTCAACCGAGGATGTGTAAGGTTGGAAATGTCTATTAAGCGTCTGAGCTGTGATGCCAAGCGAGAGGGGCTGAGCAGGAGGGTGGGCGTGTCAGGGGAAGGTTGAGGAGACGCTGAGTGCAAGGCCATGTGACCACCCATGCTCCAGCTCTGGGCCCTCTCACTTACTGCTTCCATACTTGCCCCCTCAGGAGCCTCCTCAACAAGCCCAAGAGTGAGATGACCCCCGAGGAGCTGCAGAAGCGGGAGGAGGAAGAGTTTAACACGGGTCCGCTCTCTGTGCTCACGCAGTCGGTCAAGAACAACACCCAAGTGCTCATCAACTGCCGCAACAACAAGAAGCTCCTGGGCCGTGTGAAGGCCTTCGATAGGTGAGTGCCTGGCTCTTGGAAGGTGTTCCGTCCAGGCCTGCAGAGGCGGCCCCAGCTCCAGTATGAGGAGCCCAGACACAAGGTTTTCAGAGTCCTGGGGCATAAGCCTCTTCAGACCTCGAGGTGTGCAGTACAGTAGTTAACGGGCATGTACTTGGGAGCCGGTCTTCCTGGGTTCGCGTCCCAGCTCTGCCTGTTAGCAGCCGCGACACCTTCGGcaactcactttctctcttccgTACAGTGGCAGTAATTCTGGTGGTTGCAAAGATTCCGTGACTTGATACACGCGGCATCTAATCAAGTCATTAGAAGTACAGCatctggtggggcgcctgggtggctctgtcagttgagcctccgacttcggctcaggtcatgatctcacggttcgtgaattcgagccccgcattgggctctgtgctgacagctcagagcccggagcctgcttctaataCTGTGTTTCCggcacccacttgtgctctgtctctctccctctcaaaaataaatacacatttaaaaaaaattaaaagaaggacaGCATCTGGCACACAGGAAGCTCTTAATCAGTGTTTGCGGCTATAACATAGAATGTCTAACATCAAGTACCCATGCTTGGGACTTTTTTAGGCTCCAGAGACACAGCAGTGACTAAAGCAAAGTACAGGATAGCTCCTGTACTCAGAGAGCTTGTGCTGTAGGTAGGGAAGCCGACAGCAAGCACATGAATAAGGTGTCATGAGAAAAGTAAAGCCAGGTAAGAGTATGGAATGCTGGGAAGGGGGTGCCATCCTAGATGGTGACGTGAGAGGCCCCATAGGAAGAGGCAGTGGTGAACACCCGAATAAAATAAGGGAACAAGCTAGGATCTGAGAGTTTcagccagagggaacagcaagtgattttttcctctctgagcctcagtttcttctccaggAGGTTGAGACCGAGACCAGGAAGTGCCGAGCCCAAGGAGGCAGGTAGACCTAGCCTTGAACACAGGCTCTGCCACTTCTAAAATGTCATCCCACTGTGCGCAGTGTCCTGCTCTGGAAGCCGGAGATGACACTCATGTTTACCTCCCGGGGGTAAGCTGCAGTGAGGATTGCTGGGTCAGTGCTCAGAAAGTGCTCAGAAGAGGCCGGGGCGCTTGATAAGCACTCAGTAGGTGGTGGTTCGTTTCTATGtaggatatatattttattatatatgttttttttttttttttctcaacgtttttatttatttttgggacagagagagacagagcatgaacgggggaggggcagagagagagggagacacagaatcggaaacaggctccaggctctgagccatcagcccagagcccgacgcggggctcgaacccacggaccacgagatcgtgacctggccgaagtcggacgcttaacagactgcgccacccaggcgccccatatatgtTTTTTACGTATGATATAGATCAGCCTCCCACCCTAGTATGTATCCTGCCACATttgactcacacacacacccgggGGCTCCTTCGTGGTGTTTGCcgacagctttattgaggtctCATTGGCATGTCGTCGCTATCGTGAATTTAGTTGTTTTTAAGATAGAATCTTCCACGTGCTCTTCTGCGTCTGTTTTTCACACATATCCGCGGTCTGAGAACAT
The sequence above is a segment of the Leopardus geoffroyi isolate Oge1 chromosome E2, O.geoffroyi_Oge1_pat1.0, whole genome shotgun sequence genome. Coding sequences within it:
- the QPCTL gene encoding glutaminyl-peptide cyclotransferase-like protein isoform X1 yields the protein MGWDLAGPKLSAVPDRFQGEAAMPSGGRGRPRLRLGERGLLEPPSPPKRRLLPRAHFLPLLLLSLAVASAFYTIWSGWHRQTEELPRGRELRGRLIGSLPEARLRRVVGQLDPHRLWNTYLRPLLVVRTPGSPGNLQVRKFLETTLRTLTAGWHVELDPFTASTPLGPLDFGNVVATLDPGAARHLTLACHYDSKLFPSGSAPFVGATDSAVPCALLLELAQALDRELSRAKEQEAPVTLQLLFLDGEEALKEWGPKDSLYGSRHLAQLMESAPHSPGPTRIQAIELFVLLDLLGAPNPNFYSHFPHTARWFHRLRSIEKRLHRLNLLQSHPQEVMYFQPGEPPGSVEDDHIPFLRRGVPVLHLISMPFPSVWHTPGDSEANLHPPTVHNLSRILAVFLAEYLGL
- the QPCTL gene encoding glutaminyl-peptide cyclotransferase-like protein isoform X2, yielding MFSMIKHFSLVSLLPLRWSLCLSRSLLGCATLRGPTPKALGRQEGVLSERESALASPVEKGWDGVVALLVHWSGDSMGWDLAGPKLSAVPDRFQGEAAMPSGGRGRPRLRLGERGLLEPPSPPKRRLLPRAHFLPLLLLSLAVASAFYTIWSGWHRQTEELPRGRELRGRLIGSLPEARLRRVVGQLDPHRLWNTYLRPLLVVRTPGSPGNLQVRKFLETTLRTLTAGWHVELDPFTASTPLGPLDFGNVVATLDPGAARHLTLACHYDSKLFPSGSAPFVGATDSAVPCALLLELAQALDRELSRAKEQASSHSSRCKCLFPGDPTCFPG
- the SNRPD2 gene encoding small nuclear ribonucleoprotein Sm D2, with translation MSLLNKPKSEMTPEELQKREEEEFNTGPLSVLTQSVKNNTQVLINCRNNKKLLGRVKAFDRHCNMVLENVKEMWTEVPKSGKGKKKSKPVNKDRYISKMFLRGDSVIVVLRNPLIAGK